From the Verrucomicrobiia bacterium genome, the window ACCCGCGCTAAAAGCGCTTGACCGCTATGCAGCGCTGCGCCATTCTACGTACCGCTTCCCCGGTAAACTCAATGGAGATGATGCGCATGAAGACCAAAACTTTGACAGTTGGCATTGCTGCGTTCCTGATGGTGGCTTCGATCATCGGTTGGGCGCAGGTCGCCAGGGCCGGTGACGCCCCGACGACAAACTGGAACGGTAACGTGGCGTTTGGTTTGTCACTGGCACGGGGCAACGCCAATACATTCCTCATGAATGCAAGCGCCTTGGCGCAACGCGCGTGGGATCAGAACGAATTGAAATTCGGCGCCGACGGGCAGTACGGACTCAACAACTGGGGACAGTCCAACCAAACACAATCGGCCAACAGCATTCACGGGTTTGCTGACTATAAGCGGCTTATCACAGAACGGTTTTACGGAGATTTAAATGTCGATGGGAGTCACGACGATCTGGCTGCGGTTCGCTACCGCTTGATCGTTGGCCCGGCGGTTGGTTATTATTTTATCAAGAGCGATTCGACAAAGGTAAGCTTGGAGATTGGCCCTTCGTTTATCGATGAAAAACTGGGCAGCAACACCCTGGCTTATGTGACGATGCGCGTGACGGAACGGGCCGAGCATGCCTTTAACAAGGGATCGAAGATTTGGGAACAGGTCGATTATCTGCCCCAGGTGGATGATTTCGGCAATTACCTGTTGAATTCAGAAGTCGGTGCGGAAGCGGCTTTCAATACGCGGCTTAGTCTGCGCGTTGTCGCGGCGGACAAATTCAACAGCCGGCCGGCCGCGGGCCGGAAGGAAAACGACATCACGTTGATCAGCGCGCTCGTGTACAAGTTCTGAGCGCGCGGCGCCCCGCTGATTTTTTCCTCGCAACGCCTGCTGTGCATTTCGTATGTTGCACGGGCAATGCGAATTCTATCCGGCATTAAGCCAAGTGGTAAGTTACACATTGGCAATTACTTCGGCATGATGCGCCCGGCGCT encodes:
- a CDS encoding DUF481 domain-containing protein; translation: MKTKTLTVGIAAFLMVASIIGWAQVARAGDAPTTNWNGNVAFGLSLARGNANTFLMNASALAQRAWDQNELKFGADGQYGLNNWGQSNQTQSANSIHGFADYKRLITERFYGDLNVDGSHDDLAAVRYRLIVGPAVGYYFIKSDSTKVSLEIGPSFIDEKLGSNTLAYVTMRVTERAEHAFNKGSKIWEQVDYLPQVDDFGNYLLNSEVGAEAAFNTRLSLRVVAADKFNSRPAAGRKENDITLISALVYKF